TTTCGTGGTGGCCGCTGCATCCGATTGGGTTTGCTGCCGGGCCGGTTTATCCTGTGAATAATGTCATTTTTGCAATTTTTCTCGCCTGGGCGATCAAGTCTATTGTTTTGCGGCTTGGCGGCATTCGCGCCTATCGCGCTGGTCGGCCGTTTTTTATTGGGCTTATTATGGGGCATTTTGTAGGGGCTGGTATTTCGTTTGTCGTCGATATGATCTGGTTTCCGGGGCAGGGGCATAGCATTCCGTTTTCGGATTAGAATTAACCTTTTTCGAGGAGTTGTGGGAATGAAAATTACAGGTATTGAACTCGACGCCGTGCGTGTCAATCACCGGGGGGATTGGGTGTTTGTACATGTGCTTACAGATGAGGGTATCCGGGGAATAGGGGAGATGCGCTCGGGAAGCAATTATGCGGCGCAACTATCGGCTTTGCGCGCTCTGGGTGAAACGGCCAAAGGATGCGATCCGAGAAGGATTGAAGCTTTTGTTTCGCGCTATACAAGCACAGAGCGCACAAAGGTGGAATTGTTCGCCTTGAGTGCATTTGAACAGGCATTGTGGGACATTTTGGGCAAATCGCTCAATGTGCCCGTTCACGCGCTTTTGGGGGGCGCGTGTCGAGACGAGATCCGGCTGTATGCCAATATCAATCGGGCGACGACGGACCGTTCGCCTGAGGGATTTGCCAAGAATGCCGCTGCTGCGGTGGCAGAGGGGTTTGATGCGGTCAAGTTGGACCCTTTTGACGGGGTGCGCGGTGCCGACAATGCCAGAGACGCTGCAAGGGGTATTGCGTGTATGCAAGCAGTTCGTGAAGCTATCGGGACAGAGGTCGATTTGCTCGTGGATTGTCACAGTAAGTTCACGGTTCGCGGCGCGATTGAGGTCGCGGATGCGTTGCGCGATGTCAATCTGTTCTGGTTTGAGCAACCCACACCCGAAGCGAGTCTCGATAATTGTCTTGCAGTTAAAGAAAGGTGTGGATTGACCATTGCGGGAGGCGAACAGCGGGGCTTGCGACGGGATTGGGTTGAGGTGGTGGAGAATCTCAGCATGCATATTCCCATGCCCGATGTGACGGTTGTGGGCGGTATCGGCGAGTTAAAAAAAATAGGGGATATGCTCCACGCCTGGGGGCTGCCCACCGCGCCACACGGTCCCTTTGGTCCGGTGGTGATCGCGGCTGGCGTGCATGCGATGGCTTCTTTACCCGGATTTCTCATTCTGGAATACGGATGGGGAGAGATTCCCTGGCGAAAAGATCTGACTATTCCCGGCGAGGAGATTGTGAATGGACGCATTCGCATCAATGATCGCCCGGGCCTCGGCGTTGAATTAAATCCCGAGATGGTAGAGAAGCATAGAGTTCAGGTATAGATAGGATAAGGTTGACTAAAATACAAAGGAGTATTCGATGTTTAAAAGTCTCAATGCGGGTGCTATTGGTGTAAGAGGTAGCGTTGATGAGTTGATCGGCTATGCAAAACGCGCTGGATTTCAGGGGGTTGATCCCAGTATTCAGGAGATTACTTCTCTGGTCAATGCGCATGGTGCAGAACATGTAAAAGGGCTGTTTGCCGATGCTGGTTTGAGAATAGGTGCGTGGGGTTTGTCTGTGAATTGGCGAGGCAATGAAGCTGAGTACAAAGCCGGTCTATCAAAACTGAAAGAGTTTGCTGCTGCCGCTGCCGCTGTGGGGGCTACGCGGGCTGCTCAATGGGTGCCTTCTGCTTCTGAAGACCGCAAATTTGGCGATAATTTAAGGTGGCATATTGATCGCTTTAAGCCGATTGCCGAAATTCTGGGTGAGCATGGATGTAGCCTGGGGCTGGAATTTATTGGGCCGCGCACTCTACGGATTGATAAATCTTATGGATTTATTCATTCGATGGATGGCATGCTCGCACTTGCCCATGCGATTGGCACCGGCAATGTGGGGCTGCTTCTCGATTGCTGGCACTGGTACACGGGATTGGGGACTATATCAGACCTGATGGCTATGACCGCTGAAGATGTGGTGCATGTCCACGTCAATGACGCACCCGATGGCGTTGATGTGAGCGATCAGATTGACAATAAGCGGGCATTGCCGGGTGAGACTGGCGTAATTGACCTGGTTGGCTTTTTGAGCGTGCTGCAAAAAATTGGCTATGACGGCCCGGTGTCGCCCGAGCCTTTTAGCCAGTCGGTGCGGGAAATGGCGGCGCAAGATGCTGTGCAAACAACACACGACGCGCTGGATAAGAGTTGGCAAGCCGCTCAGTTATCCTGAGGAGAATTGCGATGGAGGCTTTTGTCGAGAATTATATCGCACAAAATTTGACCTTGCTCAAGTCGCTGGATGCTGGGGCGATAGCCCGTATTATTGCCGAGTTTGGCAAGGCGAGAGATGCGCGCAAGAGAATTTACGCCATCGGGAATGGAGGCAGCGCGAGTACGGCGTCGCATTTTGTGAACGATATGGGCAAGGGGGCTTCAATTGGGCGCGAAACGCGTTTTAAGACGATTCCGCTGACGGATAATGTGGAATGGATGACGGCGTTGAGCAATGATTTGTGTTACGAAGATGTATATGTCGAGCAATTGAAAAATTTTGCAGAGCCAGACGATGTTTTGCTGGCGATAAGTGGGAGTGGAAATTCAGAAAATGTGTTGCAGGCGGTGCGGTATGCCAACGATGTGGGCTGTGTTACTATTGGGTTTACGGGATTTGAAGGAGGAAAGCTGAGAGAACTCGTTCAACATTGCGTGGTGATCCCCTCTGACCACATGGGGCGTATCGAAGATATGCATCTTATTTTGCAACACATGATTTGTTATTATTTTATCGAACAGTGAGCATTATGCATGGTTCGACTATTTGGGTTTCTGCTCATTCTCGCGCTCGGATCCGAGATCGGGTATCTCTATCAGTTGCTCAAAGGGCAGGTCGCGCTTCTGTGGCGAGCAGAATCCATTGAAAAAGTGCTGGAGGCGGGAAAGCTTTCGCCCGATCAGCGCGCAAAATTGGAACTCGTACAGGCTATTCGCACATTTGCCCAACGCGAAATTGGTCTGAACACCTC
The Gemmatimonadota bacterium DNA segment above includes these coding regions:
- a CDS encoding SIS domain-containing protein; the encoded protein is MEAFVENYIAQNLTLLKSLDAGAIARIIAEFGKARDARKRIYAIGNGGSASTASHFVNDMGKGASIGRETRFKTIPLTDNVEWMTALSNDLCYEDVYVEQLKNFAEPDDVLLAISGSGNSENVLQAVRYANDVGCVTIGFTGFEGGKLRELVQHCVVIPSDHMGRIEDMHLILQHMICYYFIEQ
- a CDS encoding mandelate racemase/muconate lactonizing enzyme family protein encodes the protein MKITGIELDAVRVNHRGDWVFVHVLTDEGIRGIGEMRSGSNYAAQLSALRALGETAKGCDPRRIEAFVSRYTSTERTKVELFALSAFEQALWDILGKSLNVPVHALLGGACRDEIRLYANINRATTDRSPEGFAKNAAAAVAEGFDAVKLDPFDGVRGADNARDAARGIACMQAVREAIGTEVDLLVDCHSKFTVRGAIEVADALRDVNLFWFEQPTPEASLDNCLAVKERCGLTIAGGEQRGLRRDWVEVVENLSMHIPMPDVTVVGGIGELKKIGDMLHAWGLPTAPHGPFGPVVIAAGVHAMASLPGFLILEYGWGEIPWRKDLTIPGEEIVNGRIRINDRPGLGVELNPEMVEKHRVQV
- a CDS encoding sugar phosphate isomerase/epimerase; the protein is MFKSLNAGAIGVRGSVDELIGYAKRAGFQGVDPSIQEITSLVNAHGAEHVKGLFADAGLRIGAWGLSVNWRGNEAEYKAGLSKLKEFAAAAAAVGATRAAQWVPSASEDRKFGDNLRWHIDRFKPIAEILGEHGCSLGLEFIGPRTLRIDKSYGFIHSMDGMLALAHAIGTGNVGLLLDCWHWYTGLGTISDLMAMTAEDVVHVHVNDAPDGVDVSDQIDNKRALPGETGVIDLVGFLSVLQKIGYDGPVSPEPFSQSVREMAAQDAVQTTHDALDKSWQAAQLS